The genomic window GGCTCTTGGTTTACAAGATGTGACTATCGAAAAATTTGAATTTGACCGGTCAAAGTTGAGTTTAAGAGTATTCGCGAGACAAGATCGAGCATTCTGCCTCTGCCATCAATGTGGCAATCAGATAGGCTATGTACATGAGTGGAAAGAGCGATCTTTGCGTGCCCCCGCCGTTTGGGGCCTTTTTGTATGTGGAGGTGATTCTCTTTCAACTGAGAGGGTATTGTTTAGGGTGTGACGATAAGATTAGGTCGGCTCATATTTCCTTTCTATATCCAGATTTTGACACTCTAACTTATTCATTTTGTGAGTTTGCGGGTCGACTTATGGAGGAAATGCCCTGCGAAGCTGTAGCCAGATTTTTAAATGCATCGTCAAAAACACTTTGGTCACTGGATCAGAATCGAATGGCTAAGCTAAAACCACTCATGAAATTCCCAGAAAATATAGATCTAGAAAAAATGAGTGGAGATGAGGTTCACTTCCGAACGATGCCGAAGGAGAATAGCCTTGACCGACCTGAGATCAAGTATGTCACCAACCTTGTCTGTTACGATCAGTCAAAGGTTTTAGCCAACGCTCCTGGCCGATCGGAAAGATCCCTACTCACTTGTTTAAATCAGCTATCTCCTGAGCAGCTTGCAAGGATAAAGTATTTTTCCCTCGATATGCACGAACCATTTATCAAGGCCGTTCGCAAAATGTGCCCCAATGCTAGAATCTGCATTGATAGATTCCACCTGGCTGAATATGTAAATAATGTCTTTGATGATGTAAGAAAATGCGAGTTCCGAAAGGCCAAGGAAAACAAAGATGGGTTTCAAGTGGATATGCTTGCTCCTCACAGGCGGTTTGTACTCGTAGAGCGTGAAAAGATGCTCTCGAAGAAAGACCTACGCATGTTGGATAAACTCAAAGAGATAAATAAAAATATTCT from Bdellovibrionales bacterium includes these protein-coding regions:
- a CDS encoding transposase, encoding MAKLKPLMKFPENIDLEKMSGDEVHFRTMPKENSLDRPEIKYVTNLVCYDQSKVLANAPGRSERSLLTCLNQLSPEQLARIKYFSLDMHEPFIKAVRKMCPNARICIDRFHLAEYVNNVFDDVRKCEFRKAKENKDGFQVDMLAPHRRFVLVEREKMLSKKDLRMLDKLKEINKNILNGMILVEHFHSILDKTEVIEFRKSLLLWYRLVRESNLKPFKKMALLIRKYREEIESYITSRLTSAKSEGSIIK